The genomic segment AAGCCGACGGCCAGGTGAAGCGCGCGCCCGCCGAGATCGCGGCTGGCTCCCGAGACAAACTCGAGGACGCGCGTCCCGAGGCCCAGCCCGCGACAGCGCTCGACGATGAACAGCTCGTCAATGAACATCTCCCGGCCGCCCGCCTCGAGGCCGTAGTCGAACGTCAGGACCACGTACCCGGCAATCGCCTCGTCCTGTCGGACGAGATAGACACGCCCGAGGGCCGGATCGGCCAGCAGCGCCCGCAGCGCCGGCCCCTGCACGTCGGGGCAAAACGCCGCCCCTTCGATGGGGTAGTACTCGCGCATCATGTCGAGAATGATCGCGGCATCGCCCGGGCCGGCGGAGACATAAATTGGATCCATGTCGACGTCCTGAATCAACTTGACGGGTCGAAGCTGGGCTCCCTGCGGGAATCTTCTCCACCGGCGAC from the Candidatus Polarisedimenticolia bacterium genome contains:
- a CDS encoding GNAT family N-acetyltransferase translates to MDPIYVSAGPGDAAIILDMMREYYPIEGAAFCPDVQGPALRALLADPALGRVYLVRQDEAIAGYVVLTFDYGLEAGGREMFIDELFIVERCRGLGLGTRVLEFVSGASRDLGGRALHLAVGFDNRRAREVYERHGFASTQREMMTLVLVDS